A genome region from Natranaeroarchaeum sulfidigenes includes the following:
- the acs gene encoding acetate--CoA ligase, whose protein sequence is MTDEPDVELEARLEEKERFDPPEAFVEQANVSDPDIYEEFEEEWPDCWERAADLLDWDEEYDDVLVDDEAPFYEWFVGGELNAAYNCVDRHVESGRKNHAAIKWEGEGGETRTYTYQDLYREVNEFAAALRDMGVEEDDVVTLYMPMIPELPIAMLACARIGAPHSVVFAGFSADALATRMNSAESEYLVTCDGYYRRGDVLNHKEKADKGLRSVEADVETVVVDRLGDELTHFLGKRHHDYDELVAEQSGERVDPVSRDAEDMLFLMYTSGTTGKPKGVKHTTGGYLSYAAWTSHSVLDIKPEDSYWCAADIGWITGHSYIVYGPLALGTTTVMYEGTPDYPEKDRLWELVEKYAVDIFYTAPTAIRSFMKWGKEYPDSKDLSSLRLLGTVGEPINPRAWKWYYKHIGDESCPVVDTWWQTETGGMMITTLPGIGTMKPGSAGPALPGIDAEIVDTAGEAVSPGDAGYLTINNPWPGMLRTLYDNDDRFINEYWREYSDSEADEWVYFPEDGATIDEDEYITVLGRVDDVINVSGHRLGTMEIESAIVGVPGVAEAAVVGGSHEVKGEAVYAYVITEDGTEGGEELYDSIIENVERAIGPFARPEEIIFTPELPKTRSGKIMRRLLEDIANGEQLGNTSTLRNPEIVEEIQAQVSAE, encoded by the coding sequence ATGACGGATGAGCCAGACGTCGAACTGGAGGCCCGACTCGAAGAAAAGGAGCGGTTCGACCCGCCCGAAGCGTTCGTCGAGCAGGCGAACGTCTCCGATCCCGATATCTACGAGGAGTTCGAAGAGGAGTGGCCAGACTGCTGGGAACGGGCCGCAGATCTGCTTGACTGGGACGAAGAGTACGATGACGTGCTCGTTGACGACGAGGCACCGTTCTACGAGTGGTTCGTCGGCGGCGAACTCAATGCGGCCTACAACTGCGTCGACCGGCACGTCGAGTCGGGTCGGAAGAATCATGCCGCGATCAAGTGGGAGGGCGAAGGCGGCGAGACGCGCACCTACACCTATCAGGATCTCTACCGCGAGGTAAACGAGTTCGCCGCCGCTCTCCGCGACATGGGCGTCGAGGAAGACGACGTCGTTACGCTGTACATGCCGATGATCCCCGAGCTACCGATCGCGATGCTTGCCTGCGCGCGTATCGGCGCGCCACACTCCGTCGTCTTCGCAGGCTTTTCCGCGGACGCACTCGCAACGCGGATGAACTCGGCAGAGTCAGAGTATCTGGTCACGTGTGACGGTTACTACCGCCGGGGGGATGTACTGAACCACAAAGAGAAAGCCGACAAGGGACTCCGAAGCGTCGAGGCCGACGTCGAGACCGTGGTCGTGGACCGCCTCGGGGACGAGCTGACACATTTCCTCGGCAAGCGCCATCACGACTACGACGAACTGGTCGCCGAACAGTCGGGCGAACGGGTCGACCCTGTCTCCCGCGACGCCGAGGACATGCTCTTTCTCATGTACACCTCGGGGACGACCGGGAAGCCGAAGGGCGTCAAGCACACCACTGGCGGCTACCTCTCCTATGCGGCGTGGACATCCCACTCGGTCCTCGATATCAAGCCCGAGGACAGCTACTGGTGTGCGGCCGACATCGGCTGGATCACCGGCCATTCCTACATCGTCTACGGGCCGCTCGCGCTCGGAACGACGACCGTGATGTACGAGGGGACGCCCGACTACCCCGAGAAAGACCGGCTCTGGGAGCTCGTCGAGAAGTACGCCGTCGACATCTTCTACACAGCCCCAACGGCGATCCGTTCGTTCATGAAGTGGGGGAAAGAGTACCCCGACAGCAAAGACCTCTCCAGTCTACGATTGCTCGGGACTGTCGGCGAGCCGATCAACCCGCGTGCGTGGAAGTGGTACTACAAACACATCGGCGACGAGTCCTGCCCGGTGGTCGACACCTGGTGGCAAACCGAAACGGGAGGGATGATGATCACGACACTGCCGGGGATCGGAACGATGAAGCCCGGCTCTGCCGGTCCGGCGCTTCCCGGCATCGACGCCGAGATCGTCGATACGGCCGGCGAGGCAGTCAGTCCGGGTGACGCGGGCTACCTGACGATCAACAACCCCTGGCCGGGCATGCTCCGGACGCTTTACGATAACGACGACCGGTTCATCAACGAGTACTGGCGTGAGTACTCCGATTCCGAGGCCGACGAATGGGTCTACTTCCCGGAGGACGGCGCGACGATCGACGAGGACGAGTATATCACCGTACTCGGGCGCGTCGACGACGTGATCAACGTCTCCGGGCATCGCCTCGGCACTATGGAGATCGAAAGCGCCATCGTCGGCGTCCCCGGCGTCGCAGAGGCGGCAGTCGTCGGCGGCTCCCACGAGGTCAAAGGCGAAGCCGTCTACGCCTACGTCATCACCGAGGATGGCACCGAGGGCGGGGAGGAACTGTACGACAGTATCATCGAGAACGTCGAGCGGGCTATCGGTCCGTTCGCCCGCCCCGAGGAGATCATCTTTACGCCCGAACTCCCCAAGACCCGCTCTGGCAAGATCATGCGCCGGCTGCTCGAAGACATCGCCAACGGCGAGCAACTGGGGAATACGTCAACGCTCAGAAACCCCGAAATCGTCGAGGAAATTCAGGCACAGGTCAGCGCGGAGTAG
- a CDS encoding methylmalonyl-CoA mutase family protein — MYDEEDLASIRESREQWEQERLDPVLDRYGERQKRFATVSNHEVDRLYTPEDVADRDYEADLGFPGEEPFTRGVYPTMYRGRTWTMRQFAGFGTAEETNERFHYLIDEGQTGLSTAFDMPTLMGKDSDDDLTDGEVGKEGVAVDTLRDMEILFDGIDLGDVSTSFTINPSAPVIYAMYVALADQRGVPREKLRGTLQNDMLKEFIAQKEWVIPPEPSLDLVTDVLEFAVDETPKFKPISISGYHIREAGSTAVQELAFTLANGFAYVEDGLDRGLDVDEFGPQLSFFFNCHNAFFEEVAKFRASRRIYARLLDDWYDAETAAAKQLKFHTQTAGQSLTAQQPLNNVVRVTIQALAGVMGGTQSLHTNSYDEALALPSEDAVRVALRTQQIIAEESGVADIVDPLGGSFAVEALTDEVEAETMAYLEEIREMGDGSMRAGVLNGIDQGYFHREIQDAAYEYQERVEREAETVVGVNAYEVDEEPEPEILSVDEGVQTRQRNRLADVRDERDDGAVASALDDLRSAIESGENTMPAILDAVKVYATMGEIMTVFEDEYGSYTEQVAPT; from the coding sequence ATGTACGACGAGGAGGATCTGGCGTCGATCCGCGAGTCCCGCGAGCAGTGGGAGCAAGAACGGCTTGATCCGGTACTGGACCGGTACGGTGAGCGCCAGAAGCGCTTTGCGACGGTCTCGAACCACGAGGTCGACCGGCTGTACACGCCAGAGGATGTCGCGGACCGCGATTACGAGGCCGATCTCGGCTTCCCCGGCGAGGAGCCGTTTACACGGGGCGTCTACCCGACGATGTACCGGGGGCGGACGTGGACGATGCGCCAGTTCGCTGGCTTTGGCACCGCCGAGGAGACCAACGAGCGCTTTCACTACCTGATCGATGAGGGCCAGACCGGCCTCTCGACGGCCTTCGACATGCCGACGCTGATGGGGAAGGATTCGGACGATGACCTCACCGACGGCGAAGTCGGCAAGGAGGGCGTCGCCGTCGATACCCTGCGGGACATGGAAATCCTGTTCGACGGTATCGACCTCGGAGACGTCTCGACGAGTTTCACGATCAACCCCTCCGCTCCGGTGATCTACGCGATGTACGTCGCGCTCGCGGACCAGCGTGGCGTGCCTCGCGAGAAGCTCCGGGGAACGCTCCAGAACGATATGCTCAAGGAGTTTATCGCACAGAAAGAATGGGTGATCCCGCCGGAGCCGTCGCTGGATCTCGTGACTGACGTCCTCGAGTTCGCCGTCGACGAGACGCCGAAGTTCAAGCCGATCTCGATCTCGGGCTACCACATCCGCGAGGCAGGCTCGACCGCGGTTCAGGAACTCGCGTTTACGCTCGCCAACGGCTTCGCCTACGTTGAGGACGGCCTCGACAGGGGGCTGGACGTCGACGAGTTCGGCCCGCAGCTATCCTTCTTCTTCAACTGTCACAACGCCTTCTTCGAAGAGGTCGCAAAGTTCCGGGCGTCCCGCCGGATCTACGCACGACTACTGGACGACTGGTATGACGCCGAGACCGCTGCGGCGAAACAGCTGAAGTTCCACACCCAGACTGCGGGGCAGTCACTGACCGCCCAGCAACCGCTGAACAACGTGGTGCGGGTGACGATTCAGGCGCTGGCTGGGGTGATGGGCGGGACCCAGAGTCTGCACACCAACAGCTACGACGAGGCGCTTGCACTGCCCAGCGAGGACGCCGTGCGAGTTGCCCTGCGAACCCAGCAGATCATCGCGGAGGAGTCCGGCGTGGCAGACATCGTCGACCCGCTCGGCGGAAGCTTTGCGGTCGAGGCGCTGACCGACGAGGTCGAGGCGGAGACGATGGCGTATCTCGAAGAGATACGGGAGATGGGCGACGGATCGATGCGCGCAGGTGTTCTAAACGGGATCGACCAGGGGTATTTCCACCGCGAGATTCAGGATGCCGCCTACGAGTATCAGGAACGTGTCGAGCGCGAGGCCGAGACAGTCGTCGGCGTCAACGCCTACGAGGTCGACGAGGAGCCCGAACCGGAGATCCTCTCGGTCGACGAGGGAGTTCAAACGCGCCAGCGTAACAGACTTGCGGACGTCAGAGATGAGCGCGACGATGGCGCAGTGGCGAGCGCGCTCGACGATCTACGATCCGCCATCGAGTCCGGCGAGAACACGATGCCAGCCATCCTCGATGCGGTGAAAGTCTATGCCACGATGGGCGAGATCATGACCGTCTTCGAGGATGAATACGGCTCCTACACCGAGCAGGTCGCCCCAACCTGA
- a CDS encoding tRNA (cytidine(56)-2'-O)-methyltransferase, producing MQNESEVAVLRLGHRPGRDNRMTTHVGLTARALGADRVILDGASGPAETIEDITERFGGPFEVQVTESPKGVLRNWDGVVVHLTMYGERVQDVEGTIRECHASGEPVLIVVGAEKVSFDVYEAADWNVGVTNQPHSEVAGLAVFLDRLFEGRELDREWDDADQHVVPMPTGKKVVPAEEE from the coding sequence ATGCAAAACGAATCCGAGGTCGCCGTCCTTAGACTCGGCCATCGCCCCGGCCGGGATAACCGGATGACGACACACGTCGGCCTGACTGCCCGTGCGCTGGGTGCCGACCGCGTGATCCTCGACGGTGCGTCCGGACCAGCCGAGACCATCGAGGACATTACCGAGCGTTTCGGTGGTCCCTTCGAAGTCCAGGTGACTGAGAGCCCAAAGGGCGTACTCCGGAACTGGGATGGTGTCGTCGTCCATCTGACGATGTACGGCGAGCGCGTTCAGGATGTTGAAGGGACGATCAGGGAGTGCCACGCGTCGGGCGAGCCGGTGCTCATCGTCGTCGGCGCGGAGAAGGTTTCGTTCGATGTCTACGAAGCGGCCGACTGGAACGTCGGTGTGACGAACCAGCCACACTCGGAGGTTGCAGGGCTGGCCGTCTTCCTCGACCGGCTATTCGAGGGACGCGAACTCGACCGTGAATGGGACGACGCCGACCAGCACGTCGTACCGATGCCGACCGGCAAGAAGGTCGTCCCGGCCGAGGAAGAGTAG
- a CDS encoding Lrp/AsnC family transcriptional regulator — MSKRELLELLLENARYSTEDLARMTGLDEDTVVTTIESLEAEGIIKGYQAVVDWNEVDEERVRASVELNVKLDRETSYSDISERLARFPEVKTLRLVSGDYDFEMVVEGESMQQVSKFISDKVAPVPEITQTVTHYVMDTYKDRGIRMSEDDDDDRLSISP; from the coding sequence ATGAGTAAGCGCGAACTGCTGGAGCTCCTTCTGGAGAATGCACGGTACTCCACCGAGGACCTGGCGAGGATGACCGGCCTCGACGAGGATACGGTCGTCACGACGATCGAATCGCTCGAAGCCGAAGGCATCATCAAAGGCTATCAGGCAGTAGTCGACTGGAACGAAGTCGACGAGGAGCGAGTTCGCGCGTCCGTGGAGCTGAACGTCAAACTCGACAGAGAGACCAGCTACAGTGACATTTCCGAGCGACTGGCGCGCTTTCCCGAAGTGAAGACGCTGCGGCTGGTCAGCGGCGACTACGATTTCGAGATGGTCGTCGAGGGCGAGTCGATGCAGCAGGTCTCGAAGTTCATCAGCGACAAAGTCGCCCCGGTTCCGGAGATCACCCAGACTGTAACCCACTACGTGATGGATACCTACAAGGACCGCGGGATCCGTATGAGCGAAGACGACGACGACGATCGACTGTCGATCTCTCCATGA
- a CDS encoding pyridoxal phosphate-dependent aminotransferase, whose amino-acid sequence MKISERVQQVSPSGIRRFFELAEEMDDVISLGVGEPDFSAPWAAREAAIASLERGKTSYTANRGKRELREAISEHVDDRYDLSYDPDEEIIVTTGVSEGVDVALRALVDPGDTVAVPDPSYVSYAPGITFAGGEALPIKTSTHEFKLTVEELQRAGAQHADAILFCYPNNPTGAIMTKSDLEPIAEFAREHDLTVLSDEIYAELTYGREHTSIATLPGMRERTVVFNGFSKAYAMTGLRLGYAMGPPEAIGGMNRIHQYGMLSAPTTAQHAALEALESCDDEVEEMVAQYNRRRNFVLSRFEEMGIDCFEAEGAFYVFPEVPGGDAEAFAEGLLEEQQVAAVPGNVFGEDGKGHLRVSYATGLDDLKEAMERIESYID is encoded by the coding sequence ATGAAGATCAGCGAACGCGTCCAACAGGTCTCACCGTCGGGCATTCGGCGATTCTTCGAACTCGCCGAGGAGATGGACGATGTCATCTCGCTGGGCGTCGGGGAGCCGGATTTCTCTGCACCGTGGGCAGCCCGCGAGGCTGCCATCGCATCGCTCGAACGTGGGAAGACATCCTACACGGCGAATCGAGGAAAACGAGAGCTCCGCGAGGCGATTAGCGAGCACGTCGACGACCGCTACGATCTGTCGTACGATCCCGACGAGGAGATCATCGTCACTACGGGCGTCAGCGAGGGCGTCGACGTTGCACTCCGCGCGCTCGTCGATCCGGGCGATACCGTGGCCGTCCCCGATCCGTCCTACGTCTCCTATGCGCCGGGGATCACATTCGCTGGTGGCGAAGCGCTTCCCATCAAGACCAGCACCCACGAGTTCAAACTCACTGTTGAGGAGCTTCAGCGGGCCGGTGCACAGCACGCCGACGCGATCCTCTTCTGTTACCCCAACAACCCGACCGGGGCGATCATGACCAAGTCTGATCTGGAGCCGATCGCCGAGTTTGCCCGGGAGCACGATCTGACCGTACTGAGCGACGAGATCTACGCGGAGCTCACCTACGGCCGTGAACACACCTCGATCGCGACACTCCCGGGAATGCGCGAGCGTACCGTCGTGTTCAACGGCTTCTCGAAGGCCTACGCAATGACTGGCCTTCGACTTGGCTACGCGATGGGGCCGCCGGAAGCGATCGGTGGCATGAACCGTATTCACCAGTACGGAATGTTGTCCGCCCCGACAACCGCCCAGCACGCCGCGCTGGAAGCACTGGAGAGCTGTGACGACGAGGTCGAAGAGATGGTCGCACAGTACAATCGACGCCGGAACTTCGTCCTCTCCCGATTCGAGGAGATGGGGATCGACTGCTTCGAGGCCGAAGGTGCCTTTTATGTATTTCCAGAAGTCCCCGGCGGCGATGCGGAGGCGTTTGCCGAGGGACTTCTCGAAGAACAGCAGGTCGCCGCAGTTCCGGGGAACGTCTTCGGTGAGGACGGCAAGGGACACCTCCGCGTCTCCTATGCAACGGGTCTCGACGACCTCAAAGAGGCAATGGAGCGGATCGAATCGTATATCGACTGA
- a CDS encoding SDR family oxidoreductase yields the protein MDLEIDGNAALVTASSSGLGKASAAALAENGANVVVNGRDEDRLEAAADEIRDTATGDVVAVQADLTEKDDIKRLVERTVEEFGGLDHLVTSAGGPPSGPFLETTDEDWYEAFDLLVMGVVRLVRESEPYLREGEGTIVNITSRSVKEAIDQLVLSNSVRMSVIGLEKTLSKELAPDVRANAVLPGAHETARVEELIEQSMDRGEYDSYEEGLADWSDGNPMERIGDPQELGDTVAFLSSPRSSYINGVAVPVDGGSGASNL from the coding sequence ATGGACCTTGAGATCGACGGTAACGCCGCACTGGTAACGGCATCGAGCAGCGGCCTCGGAAAGGCGTCGGCAGCGGCGCTGGCCGAGAATGGTGCGAACGTCGTCGTCAACGGACGCGACGAGGACCGACTCGAAGCGGCGGCCGACGAGATCCGCGACACAGCGACGGGGGACGTGGTCGCCGTGCAGGCCGATCTCACCGAGAAAGACGATATCAAGCGACTGGTCGAGCGAACCGTCGAGGAGTTCGGCGGTCTCGACCACCTCGTGACCAGTGCCGGTGGACCGCCGAGCGGTCCGTTCCTTGAGACGACCGACGAAGACTGGTACGAGGCCTTCGACCTGCTGGTGATGGGCGTCGTTCGACTCGTCCGCGAGAGCGAGCCGTACCTCCGTGAGGGCGAGGGGACAATTGTGAACATCACCTCCCGGAGCGTCAAGGAGGCCATCGACCAGCTCGTGCTCTCGAACTCCGTTCGGATGAGCGTCATCGGGCTGGAGAAGACGCTCTCCAAGGAGCTTGCACCGGACGTGCGTGCCAACGCTGTCCTTCCCGGTGCACACGAAACCGCCCGCGTCGAGGAGCTGATCGAGCAGTCCATGGACCGAGGCGAGTACGATAGCTACGAGGAGGGGCTGGCCGACTGGAGCGACGGCAACCCGATGGAGCGTATCGGCGATCCGCAGGAGCTCGGTGATACAGTCGCGTTTCTCAGCTCTCCTCGATCGAGTTATATCAACGGCGTCGCAGTACCGGTCGATGGCGGCTCCGGTGCGTCGAACCTCTAG
- a CDS encoding thiamine-phosphate synthase family protein translates to MSLVLPSEIVIERFMPTARVMLAGELDERGFTQQEIADRLGVTQAAISNLINDNVDVEPRFSEDERMQATTERIADGFESGEMDEVDALAELLALIREFEDRGPICAVHEELMPELEGLGCDLCVRGPESQMLAERDVLQSVRRAARLLTGTDAAVEHIPNVGTNIGMALPDADGPTDVAAIPGRIYRIRGTAERAANPEFGASEHVARTILLVNSEDDDIGAALNLATSDALLDAARDRGIDPLAFDAGYEGRDDRLRERLADRETVPEVIYHRGEFGIEPVTYVFGETAVDAAELAVDLVEDVAGGK, encoded by the coding sequence ATGTCGCTGGTCCTCCCAAGCGAGATCGTCATCGAGCGGTTCATGCCGACGGCCCGCGTCATGCTCGCGGGCGAACTCGACGAGCGGGGATTCACACAGCAGGAGATCGCCGACCGGCTCGGGGTTACGCAGGCGGCGATCAGCAACCTGATCAACGATAACGTCGACGTCGAACCGCGATTCAGCGAGGACGAGCGGATGCAGGCCACAACCGAACGGATCGCCGATGGCTTCGAGTCCGGTGAGATGGACGAAGTCGACGCACTTGCGGAACTGCTGGCGCTGATCAGAGAGTTCGAGGATCGGGGGCCGATCTGTGCCGTCCACGAGGAGTTGATGCCTGAGTTAGAAGGGCTGGGCTGTGATCTCTGCGTCCGCGGACCGGAGTCACAGATGCTCGCCGAACGGGACGTGCTGCAGTCGGTCCGTCGGGCCGCCCGGCTGCTGACTGGTACCGATGCGGCCGTCGAGCACATCCCGAACGTCGGCACGAACATCGGGATGGCACTCCCCGACGCCGATGGACCAACCGACGTGGCAGCGATTCCGGGTCGGATATATCGTATCCGCGGGACGGCCGAGCGCGCGGCAAATCCCGAGTTTGGTGCGTCCGAGCATGTCGCCCGGACGATTCTCCTCGTGAACTCGGAAGACGACGATATCGGGGCGGCGCTCAACCTCGCAACCAGCGACGCGTTACTGGACGCCGCTCGCGATCGGGGGATCGATCCGCTGGCGTTCGATGCGGGGTACGAGGGGCGGGACGATCGCCTTCGAGAGCGTCTTGCAGACAGGGAAACAGTCCCAGAAGTGATCTATCACCGTGGCGAGTTCGGCATCGAACCAGTAACGTATGTTTTCGGCGAGACGGCGGTCGATGCCGCTGAGCTCGCGGTCGACCTCGTCGAAGACGTGGCCGGTGGGAAGTAG
- a CDS encoding HalX domain-containing protein, which translates to MDHGDDPTVLIAEDEPDLADLYTAWLEEDCRVRTAYNGSQALDAIDESVDVVLLDRRMPGLSGDKVLNTIRDRKLGCRVAMVTAVEPDFDIIEMGFDDYLVKPVSREKLRSLVDQLLLRSEYDGMLQEFYALASKKAILDKQKPEYELRASEEYRRLKDRLAVLRADIDDTMAELSDRDAYTQASQDIAR; encoded by the coding sequence ATGGATCACGGGGATGATCCAACGGTTCTCATCGCGGAAGACGAGCCTGACCTCGCGGATCTGTATACGGCGTGGCTCGAAGAGGATTGTCGCGTACGGACCGCCTACAACGGTAGTCAGGCGCTCGACGCCATCGACGAGAGCGTCGACGTCGTCCTGCTGGATCGGCGAATGCCCGGACTGTCCGGAGACAAAGTGCTGAATACGATTCGGGACCGGAAGTTGGGCTGTCGTGTGGCAATGGTGACTGCAGTCGAGCCTGACTTCGATATTATCGAGATGGGGTTTGATGATTATCTCGTCAAACCCGTATCGAGGGAGAAACTTCGGTCACTGGTCGATCAACTGCTGTTACGCAGCGAGTACGACGGGATGTTACAGGAGTTCTACGCACTCGCCTCGAAGAAGGCGATCCTCGACAAACAAAAGCCCGAGTACGAACTCCGGGCCAGCGAGGAGTACCGTCGGCTAAAGGATCGGCTTGCCGTACTCCGGGCCGATATCGACGACACGATGGCGGAACTGTCCGACCGCGACGCCTACACCCAGGCGTCTCAGGATATCGCCCGGTGA
- the purL gene encoding phosphoribosylformylglycinamidine synthase subunit PurL gives MSLSDSDREVVVDELGREPTPAEAALFENLWSEHCAYRSSRPLLGAFESEGEQVIIGPGDDAAVIALPEPSGEGNSETYITMGIESHNHPSYVDPFDGAATGVGGIVRDTLSMGAYPIALLDSLYFGDFEREHSRYLLEGVVEGISHYGNCIGVPTVGGSVDFHERYEGNPLVNVACVGLTNEDRMITAIAQKPGNKLVLVGNATGRDGLGGASFASEDLSEDAETEDRPAVQVGDPYSEKLLIEANEQLIEEELIESARDLGAAGLGGASSELVAKGGLGADIDLEAVHQREPNMNALEILLAESQERMCYEVTPGNVDRVAEIADRFDLGCSVIGEVTDTGWYVCRFDGEVAVDAPAEFLGEGAPMNDLDHVEPEQPETDLPDVPLDEAFETIIGAPSTASKRWVYRQYDHEVGVRTSVPPGDDAAVLAIRETEGEDGAGTGLALSSGAAPNWTETAPYDGARAVALENATNIAAKGATPLAAVDCLNGGNPEKPDVYGGFKGIVDGLADMCAELSVPVVGGNVSLYNDSPTGPIPPTPTLAMAGTKAGYDAPGLAATADTDLVLVGDRGLDEGTPRLGGSEYLARFGGTDSFPELPENPADVVEALSQIAQFDSTVAVHDVSHGGLAVSLAEMIDEDVGLDVSLPGDAPAAELFHEQPGRALVATTDLDAVEAVFNGVAPVERVGTGTDDGTLRIDTGEETIRVDAMTVAERRDVIERELD, from the coding sequence ATGAGTCTCTCCGATTCGGACAGGGAGGTCGTCGTCGACGAGCTGGGACGGGAGCCGACCCCGGCCGAGGCGGCGCTGTTCGAGAACCTCTGGAGCGAACACTGCGCGTATCGTTCGTCACGACCGCTACTGGGTGCGTTCGAAAGTGAAGGTGAGCAAGTCATCATCGGTCCCGGGGACGACGCTGCCGTCATTGCACTCCCCGAGCCGTCGGGCGAGGGAAACAGCGAGACCTACATCACGATGGGAATCGAGAGCCACAACCATCCCTCCTACGTCGATCCGTTCGACGGCGCGGCGACCGGCGTCGGCGGGATCGTTCGTGATACACTCTCGATGGGTGCATACCCGATCGCACTGCTGGACTCGCTGTACTTCGGCGACTTCGAGCGCGAGCACTCCAGGTACCTGTTGGAGGGCGTCGTCGAGGGGATCAGCCACTACGGTAACTGTATCGGCGTCCCGACGGTCGGTGGGAGCGTCGACTTCCACGAGCGCTACGAGGGCAATCCCCTCGTCAACGTGGCCTGTGTCGGCCTGACGAACGAGGACCGAATGATCACAGCGATCGCCCAGAAGCCGGGTAACAAACTCGTGCTCGTGGGGAATGCGACGGGCCGGGATGGACTCGGCGGAGCCTCCTTCGCCAGCGAGGACCTGAGCGAGGATGCAGAAACCGAGGACCGGCCGGCAGTGCAGGTCGGCGACCCCTACAGCGAGAAGCTGTTGATCGAGGCCAACGAACAATTGATCGAGGAGGAGCTGATCGAGTCCGCACGGGACCTCGGCGCGGCGGGCCTCGGCGGAGCGTCGAGCGAACTCGTCGCCAAGGGCGGGCTTGGCGCGGATATCGACCTCGAAGCAGTCCACCAGCGCGAGCCAAACATGAACGCCCTGGAGATCCTGCTCGCCGAATCACAGGAACGGATGTGCTACGAGGTCACGCCCGGAAACGTCGACCGCGTCGCCGAGATTGCCGACAGATTCGATCTGGGGTGTTCGGTCATCGGCGAGGTGACGGATACGGGTTGGTACGTCTGCCGATTCGACGGCGAGGTCGCGGTCGATGCACCCGCGGAGTTCCTCGGTGAGGGTGCGCCGATGAACGATCTCGATCACGTCGAGCCCGAGCAGCCAGAGACCGACCTGCCCGATGTCCCACTCGACGAAGCGTTCGAGACCATTATCGGTGCCCCATCGACCGCCAGCAAGCGCTGGGTCTACCGGCAGTACGACCACGAGGTCGGCGTCCGCACGAGCGTCCCGCCGGGCGATGACGCGGCGGTGCTGGCGATTCGTGAGACCGAGGGAGAGGACGGTGCTGGGACCGGACTGGCCCTCTCGTCGGGTGCCGCGCCGAACTGGACCGAGACCGCGCCGTACGATGGGGCACGCGCCGTTGCACTGGAGAACGCAACCAATATCGCTGCGAAAGGGGCGACGCCGCTCGCCGCTGTCGACTGTCTGAACGGTGGGAATCCCGAGAAGCCCGACGTCTACGGCGGGTTCAAGGGAATCGTCGACGGACTCGCGGACATGTGCGCCGAACTGTCGGTGCCCGTGGTCGGCGGGAACGTCTCGCTGTACAACGATTCACCCACCGGACCGATTCCGCCGACACCGACGCTCGCGATGGCTGGAACGAAGGCAGGCTACGATGCACCGGGACTCGCGGCTACTGCCGACACTGATCTCGTGCTCGTCGGGGATCGCGGACTCGACGAAGGGACGCCCCGACTTGGTGGCTCGGAGTATCTCGCTCGCTTCGGCGGGACCGATTCGTTCCCCGAGCTTCCCGAGAACCCTGCTGACGTCGTCGAAGCCCTCTCGCAGATCGCCCAGTTCGACTCGACTGTTGCGGTCCACGACGTGAGCCACGGCGGCCTCGCCGTCTCGCTCGCCGAAATGATCGACGAGGATGTCGGGCTCGACGTCTCCCTGCCCGGCGACGCACCCGCGGCCGAACTGTTCCACGAACAGCCGGGGCGTGCGCTCGTTGCGACGACCGATCTGGACGCCGTCGAGGCTGTCTTCAATGGGGTTGCTCCGGTCGAACGCGTCGGAACCGGAACTGATGACGGAACGCTGCGGATCGACACCGGCGAGGAAACGATTCGTGTAGATGCCATGACCGTTGCCGAACGCCGTGACGTGATCGAGCGCGAGCTCGATTGA